A window from Citrus sinensis cultivar Valencia sweet orange chromosome 3, DVS_A1.0, whole genome shotgun sequence encodes these proteins:
- the LOC127900752 gene encoding uncharacterized protein LOC127900752, with amino-acid sequence MSKGKEKVVEVGDDELGFLPSQPADSAFDPGVPLEPTRSNVGTSARRMSPQTTSTSGSSGEEGSSGFGGTLSEKGEGDSGEVSPSGTSRPEERGTVGGRALSRDYAIDYMSCTTTFDELNDLRLRYSIPGEIPLKIPGKKDTPSRPPRGYVTLYLESFKYGLRCPLQPYFARILNGLNLAPGQLNPNGWRVLSVSWGVHFPLRPGQLKRVEAVLANSCSSRELLSTYNFLESRLILPGHKMEDAVIGALTRKRSRPPTVDREQGKDAPAAKRKNIVQQVPPLQALPPASAKVGKSSGAVTDPASSSPPVVPRSRLPDSRPEHLVPYLNELSKLVSKKDLEGFDGCTLGELVGAMQYSAFHLSCMATYYKAKVGRYDRKMKEDIQSATTRADVAEKKAGELNVENLRLIEQESLAQAKAITLEEELTRVKEDLQGQRAMYEAQLESLRDSHRAHAENLEREMDDLAAGVAQHMDEEAAKEDAEDAEGVEPIVIEEGDSPPRAVPADVGEVSAPLDATGDTPPAAEEVQPTDAAGLTDPPPS; translated from the exons ATGTCGAAGGGTAAGGAGAAGGTCGTTGAGGTTGGTGACGACGAACTAGGTTTTTTGCCTAGTCAGCCCGCTGATTCTGCTTTTGACCCCGGGGTCCCCTTAGAACCTACTAGGTCTAATGTCGGGACTAGCGCTAGGAGGATGTCCCCCCAAACGACCTCCACGAGCGGAAGTAGTGGTGAAGAGGGATCTTCTGGCTTTGGAGGCACCTTGAGTGAGAAGGGGGAAGGTGATTCTGGTGAGGTGTCCCCCTCTGGAACATCACGACCAGAAGAACGGGGTACAGTAGGAGGTAGAGCCTTGTCGCGTGATTATGCCATTGATTACATGTCGTGTACGACCACGTTTGACGAGCTCAATGACCTCCGACTTAGGTATAGTATTCCTGGTGAGATACCTCTTAAGATCCCAGGAAAGAAGGATACACCTAGTCGGCCTCCTAGGGGATACGTTACCCTGTATCTGGAGAGCTTTAAGTATGGGCTGAGGTGTCCCCTGCAGCCTTACTTTGCCCGGATACTTAACGGGCTAAATCTGGCTCCTGGTCAGCTGAACCCCAACGGGTGGAGAGTgctctctg TTTCTTGGGGTGTTCACTTCCCGCTCCGACCTGGTCAGCTTAAACGGGTCGAGGCTGTACTGGCCAACTCCTGCTCGAGCCGAGAACTGCTATCTACATACAACTTCCTCGAGTCTCGGTTGATACTTCCTGGCCATAAGATGGAGGACGCAGTGATTGGAGCTCTGACCAGGAAACGCTCTCGGCCTCCAACAGTCGATAGGGAACAGGGCAAAGATGCTCCCGCTGCGAAGCGAAAGAACATCGTGCAGCAGGTTCCTCCCTTGCAGGCTCTCCCTCCTGCCTCTGCTAAAGTCGGGAAATCCAGTGGAGCAGTCACTGATCCTGCTTCCTCTTCTCCACCTGTTGTGCCTCGGTCTCGCTTACCCGACAGCCGACCAGAACATTTGGTTCCCTATCTCAATGAGTTGTCTAAACTCGTGAGCAAGAAGGACCTGGAGGGCTTTGACGGTTGTACCCTGGGCGAGCTGGTGGGAGCCATGCAGTATAGCGCTTTCCATCTCAGCTGCATGGCCACCTACTATAAGGCCAAGGTTGGCCGTTACGacaggaagatgaaggaggacaTTCAATCGGCGACGACCAGAGCTGACGTTGCCGAGAAAAAGGCGGGGGAGCTAAACGTTGAGAACCTCAGGCTGATAGAGCAAGAGTCtcttgctcaagcaaaagccattacCCTCGAGGAGGAACTGACCAGGGTTAAGGAGGATCTCCAAGGGCAGAGGGCTATGTATgaggctcagctcgaatctctCCGCGATTCCCACCGAGCTCATGCAgagaacttggagagggag atggatgaccttgcagctggtgtTGCTCAACATATGGACGAGGAGGCGGCCAAGGAAGATGCCGAAGATGCCGAAGGGGTAGAGCCAATCGTCATTGAGGAGGGAGACTCTCCTCCTCGTGCGGTCCCTGCTGATGTTGGCGAGGTGAGCGCCCCTCTGGATGCAACTGGTGATACTCCTCCTGCAGCTGAGGAGGTCCAGCCAACCGACGCTGCTGGGCTTACTGACCCACCACCTTCCTGA